Proteins from one Capricornis sumatraensis isolate serow.1 chromosome 2, serow.2, whole genome shotgun sequence genomic window:
- the DLL4 gene encoding delta-like protein 4, translating into MAVASRRASGWALLLLVALWQQPAAGSGVFQLQLQEFANERGVLASGRPCEPGCRTFFRVCLKHFQAVVSPGPCTFGSVSTPVLGTNSFAVGDDSSGGGRNPLQLPFNFTWPGTFSLIIEAWHAPGDDLRPEALPPDALISKIAIQGSLAVGQNWLLDEQTSPLTRLRYSYRVICSDNYYGDSCSRLCKKRNDHFGHYVCQPDGSLSCLPGWTGEYCEQPICLSGCHEQNGYCSKPAECICRPGWQGRLCNECIPHNGCRHGTCSTPWQCTCDEGWGGLFCDQDLNYCTHHSPCKNGATCSNSGQRSYTCTCRPGYTGVDCELELSECDSNPCRNGGSCKDQEDGYHCLCPPGYYGLHCEHSTLSCADSPCFNGGSCRERNQGTSYACECPPNFTGSNCEKKVDRCTSNPCANGGQCLNRGPNRMCRCRPGFTGAHCEISISDCARSPCVHGGTCHDLENGFVCTCPAGFSGRRCEVRMPAEACASGPCFNGATCYTGLPPDNFVCNCPYGFVGSRCEFPMSMPPSFPWVAVSLGVGLVVVLVLLCMVVVAVRQLRLRRPDGGSREAMNNLSDFQKDNLIPTAQLKNTNQKKELEVDCGLDKSNCGKQQNHTLDYNLAPGLLGRGILPGKYSHSDKSLGEKAPLRIHSEKPECRISAICSPRDSMYQSVCLISEERNECVIATEV; encoded by the exons ATGGCAGTCGCGTCCCGTCGCGCCTCGGGCTGGGCGCTACTGCTGCTGGTGGCACTTTGGCAGCAG CCCGCGGCCGGCTCCGGAGTCTTCCAGTTGCAGCTGCAGGAGTTTGCCAACGAGCGCGGCGTACTAGCCAGCGGGCGGCCGTGCGAACCTGGCTGCCGAACCTTCTTCCGCGTCTGCCTTAAGCACTTCCAGGCAGTCGTCTCTCCCGGGCCCTGCACCTTCGGCAGCGTCTCCACGCCTGTGCTGGGCACCAACTCCTTCGCCGTCGGAGACGACAGTAGCGGCGGGGGACGCAACCCTCTGCAACTACCCTTCAATTTCACCTGGCCG GGTACCTTCTCACTCATTATTGAAGCTTGGCACGCACCAGGGGATGACCTGCGGCCAG AGGCCTTGCCACCAGACGCGCTAATCAGCAAGATCGCCATCCAGGGCTCGCTAGCTGTGGGCCAGAACTGGTTACTGGATGAGCAGACCAGCCCTCTCACAAGGCTACGCTACTCTTACCGGGTCATCTGCAGTGACAACTACTATGGGGACAGCTGCTCGCGTCTATGCAAGAAGCGCAATGACCACTTCGGCCACTACGTGTGTCAGCCAGATGGCAGCCTGTCTTGCCTGCCCGGCTGGACGGGGGAGTACTGCGAACAGC ctatctgTCTTTCTGGCTGTCATGAACAGAATGGCTACTGCAGCAAGCCTGCAGAGTGCAT CTGCCGCCCGGGCTGGCAGGGCCGCCTGTGCAACGAATGCATCCCCCACAATGGCTGTCGCCATGGCACCTGCAGCACCCCCTGGCAATGCACTTGTGATGAGGGCTGGGGAGGCCTGTTCTGTGACCAAG ATCTCAACTACTGCACCCACCATTCCCCATGCAAGAATGGGGCAACATGCTCCAACAGTGGGCAGCGGAGCTATACCTGCACCTGTCGCCCAGGCTACACTGGCGTAGACTGCGAGCTGGAGCTCAGCGAGTGTGATAGTAACCCCTGTCGCAACGGAGGCAGCTGTAAG GACCAGGAGGACGGCTACCACTGCCTGTGTCCGCCGGGCTACTATGGCCTGCACTGCGAACACAGCACCTTGAGTTGTGCTGACTCCCCCTGCTTCAATGGTGGCTCCTGTCGGGAGCGCAACCAGGGGACCAGCTACGCCTGTGAATGCCCCCCCAACTTCACTGGCTCCAACTGTGAGAAGAAAGTGGACAGGTGTACCAGCAACCCATGTGCCAATG GGGGCCAGTGCCTGAACCGAGGTCCGAACCGCATGTGCCGCTGCCGTCCTGGATTCACTGGCGCCCACTGTGAGATCAGCATCAGCGACTGTGCCCGCAGCCCTTGTGTCCATGGTGGCACATGCCACGACCTGGAGAATGGGTTCGTGTGCACCTGTCCAGCCGGCTTCTCTGGCCGGCGCTGCGAGGTGCGGATGCCTGCCGAAGCCTGTGCCTCGGGACCCTGCTTCAATGGGGCCACGTGCTACACCGGCCTCCCTCCTGACAACTTCGTCTGCAACTGCCCCTATGGCTTCGTGGGCAGCCGCTGCGAGTTCCCCATGAGCATGCCCCCCAGCTTCCCCTGGGTGGCCGTGTCCCTGGGCGTGGGGCTGGTGGTGGTGCTCGTGTTACTGtgcatggtggtggtggcagtgcGGCAGCTGCGGCTCAGGCGGCCCGACGGCGGCAGCAGGGAGGCCATGAACAATCTGTCAGACTTCCAAAAGGACAACCTGATCCCCACTGCCCAGCTCAAGAACACAAACCAGAAGAAGGAGCTGGAAGTAGACTGTGGCCTGGACAAGTCCAACTGTGGCAAACAGCAGAACCACACATTGGACTATAATCTGgccccagggctcctggggcGGGGGATCCTGCCCGGGAAGTATTCCCACAGCGATAAGAGCTTAGGGGAGAAGGCGCCACTGCGGATACACAG TGAAAAGCCAGAGTGTCGGATATCAGCCATATGCTCCCCCAGGGACTCCATGTACCAGTCTGTGTGTTTGATATCAGAAGAGAGGAATGAATGTGTCATTGCCACAGAG